One window from the genome of Pyxicephalus adspersus chromosome 6, UCB_Pads_2.0, whole genome shotgun sequence encodes:
- the STARD4 gene encoding stAR-related lipid transfer protein 4 codes for MVDHINVPAMSTKLQNTLIQYHSISEDEWSVAKKSSDVTVWRKPSEEFGGCLYKVEGVVKNCTNKIVDYIRPGPYRLKWDSLMTTMEIIKDLEQGCCVMRYTTAGQLLNIIAPREFIDFSYTTSYENGLLTCGVSIEHENVSPNCVRGFNHPCGWFCVPLQGLPEYSFLTGYIQTDLRGMLPQSTVDFAMAGSLVNFYSDLRKALKKS; via the exons ATGGTGGACCATATAAATGTACCAGCAATGTCTACAAAGTTACAGAATACACTGATTCAATACCACAGTATTTCTGAAGATGAGTGGAGTGTGGCCAAAAAATCA AGTGATGTAACCGTGTGGAGAAAACCATCTGAGGAATTTGGAGGCTGCCT CTACAAGGTGGAAGGAGttgtaaaaaattgtacaaaCAAAATAGTAGACTATATCCGACCAGGACCATACAGATTGAAGTGGGACAGCCTAATGACTACAATGGAAATCATCAAGGATCTAGAACAG GGTTGCTGTGTGATGCGATACACAACTGCGGGACAGCTCCTGAACATTATCGCCCCAAGAGAATTCATTGACTTCTCCTACACCACCAGCTATGAAAATGGACTTTTAACTTGCG GTGTCAGCATTGAACATGAAAATGTCAGTCCAAATTGTGTCCGTGGCTTTAATCACCCTTGTGGCTGGTTTTGTGTGCCTCTCCAGGGCCTCCCCGAGTATAGCTTTCTGACTGGTTACATACAAACAGATCTTAGGGGAATGCTTCCACAGAGCACTGTTGACTTCGCTATGGCGGGTTCACTTGTGAACTTCTATAGTGACCTCAGGAAAGCACTGAAGAAGTCGTAG